A single window of Gossypium arboreum isolate Shixiya-1 chromosome 13, ASM2569848v2, whole genome shotgun sequence DNA harbors:
- the LOC108462583 gene encoding protein LEAD-SENSITIVE 1-like isoform X2: MMATGQVLKPGDHIYSKCFGGIYVGKAKVKNPRTGKEEQIENAVIHFLGLDKNGKAKTYRPQCPKCFHESHELGVVLTCLDCFYDGNTIYRYEYEVSLLSFTFKSSGSCSTFTSSEPDVVIKRAYSFLHKKNFGEYSLFFNNCEHFATKCKTGTTLCNQILFGTGVPGAIAYNVARGFTKGLFWS; encoded by the exons ATGATGGCAACTGGCCAAGTACTCAAACCAGGTGATCACATCTATTCTAAATGCTTTGGAG GCATATACGTGGGAAAAGCCAAGGTGAAAAACCCCAGAACAGGAAAAGAAGAGCAAATAGAAAATGCAGTGATTCATTTCCTTGGACTGGACAAGAATGGGAAAGCTAAAACATATCGACCCCAGTGCCCGAAATGTTTTCACGAGAGCCATGAACTGGGAGTGGTATTAACATGCCTTGACTGCTTCTATGACGGTAATACAATCTATCGCTACGAATACGAAGTGTCGTTATTGAGCTTTACTTTTAAAAGCAGTGGGAGTTGCTCTACTTTTACCTCTTCTGAGCCTGACGTGGTTATTAAGAGAGCATATAGTTTCCTCCATAAAAAAAACTTCGGAGAATACAGCCTTTTTTTTAACAACTGCGAGCACTTTGCAACCAAGTGTAAAACCGGGACCACCCTATGCAATCAGATCTTGTTCGGGACAGGAGTGCCCGGTGCCATCGCTTATAATGTTGCAAGAGGCTTTACAAAAGGTTTATTCTGGAGTTAA
- the LOC108462583 gene encoding protein LEAD-SENSITIVE 1-like isoform X1 — MMATGQVLKPGDHIYSKCFGGLYDHHGIYVGKAKVKNPRTGKEEQIENAVIHFLGLDKNGKAKTYRPQCPKCFHESHELGVVLTCLDCFYDGNTIYRYEYEVSLLSFTFKSSGSCSTFTSSEPDVVIKRAYSFLHKKNFGEYSLFFNNCEHFATKCKTGTTLCNQILFGTGVPGAIAYNVARGFTKGLFWS, encoded by the exons ATGATGGCAACTGGCCAAGTACTCAAACCAGGTGATCACATCTATTCTAAATGCTTTGGAGGTTTGTACGATCACCATG GCATATACGTGGGAAAAGCCAAGGTGAAAAACCCCAGAACAGGAAAAGAAGAGCAAATAGAAAATGCAGTGATTCATTTCCTTGGACTGGACAAGAATGGGAAAGCTAAAACATATCGACCCCAGTGCCCGAAATGTTTTCACGAGAGCCATGAACTGGGAGTGGTATTAACATGCCTTGACTGCTTCTATGACGGTAATACAATCTATCGCTACGAATACGAAGTGTCGTTATTGAGCTTTACTTTTAAAAGCAGTGGGAGTTGCTCTACTTTTACCTCTTCTGAGCCTGACGTGGTTATTAAGAGAGCATATAGTTTCCTCCATAAAAAAAACTTCGGAGAATACAGCCTTTTTTTTAACAACTGCGAGCACTTTGCAACCAAGTGTAAAACCGGGACCACCCTATGCAATCAGATCTTGTTCGGGACAGGAGTGCCCGGTGCCATCGCTTATAATGTTGCAAGAGGCTTTACAAAAGGTTTATTCTGGAGTTAA
- the LOC128286529 gene encoding protein LEAD-SENSITIVE 1-like, which produces MATGQLLNPGDHIYTECLGGSYYHHGIYVGRGLVTNPNTGKTRTITNAVIHFLGLDTEGKAKKTKPQCQTCFFKPKGQGVVLTCLDCFHEGNGLYRYEYGVSLLSFTFKTSGSCTPRSCSDPNTVIKRAYDYLRNQDFGDYNFVFNNCEHFATKCKMGKARCNQALLGTGLPGALVYNVTRRLTKDILW; this is translated from the exons ATGGCAACTGGCCAACTACTCAACCCAGGTGATCACATCTATACCGAATGCCTTGGAGGTTCCTACTATCACCACG GCATATATGTAGGCAGAGGCCTGGTGACAAACCCCAACACTGGAAAAACCCGAACCATAACAAATGCAGTCATTCATTTCCTTGGACTCGACACCGAAGGCAAAGCTAAAAAAACTAAACCCCAATGCCAGACATGTTTTTTCAAGCCCAAGGGTCAGGGAGTTGTATTAACATGCCTTGACTGCTTCCATGAAGGTAACGGGCTGTATCGCTACGAATACGGTGTGTCGTTATTGAGCTTTACTTTTAAAACCAGTGGGAGTTGCACTCCTCGGAGCTGTTCTGATCCTAATACCGTAATTAAGAGAGCATATGATTACCTCCGTAACCAAGACTTCGGAGACTACAACTTTGTGTTTAACAACTGCGAGCACTTTGCCACCAAGTGTAAAATGGGGAAGGCCCGTTGCAATCAGGCCTTGTTGGGAACAGGACTGCCGGGTGCCCTGGTTTATAATGTTACAAGACGCCTTACCAAAGATATACTCTGGTAG